DNA sequence from the Antennarius striatus isolate MH-2024 chromosome 3, ASM4005453v1, whole genome shotgun sequence genome:
gcatggtggcacagtgggtacgACCGTCGCCTCACGGCAAGAAGGTTCtaggtttgagtcctttctgtgtggagtttgtatgttttgtcCTAttcctctggcttcctcccgcctccacaaacatgcagcttaggtgaattgatcactctaaattgcccgtaggtgtgagtgcatGCGTTAGTGGATGctttctttcatgtggccccgcaatgagctggcatctgaTCTACAGGAACACGGATGGATGGCTTCACGAATGTAACTCTTTATAGTGTGATATTGAAATTTAAGTGAATGATTGAAGATTTCTTTCACATCtgttgaaatgtaaaataataaatttcattactgtgttgtttttctatgtAGTAGTGGCAAAAACTGTTCAATAAATAGTTCGACTACaacaaaactgacattttgGATGGAAAAGTGATCTTAACATGTCATGCTCAGTAGTTTAAAAATCACTAGATTATGTGTTGATTCTTTTCTTAATCTGGACCAACTCCTACATAGCAACAGACACCAGTGGCTCTAATGTTACTACTGATCttaaatgtcatctgtgaacatacTGCACACTAGAAAAATAACGCCTCCAAGATTCCTTTCCTTTTACACAAGTATAGAAAAGTGACTTGATTAAGTGGCTTGATGAACAGtgtgcacacacagaaacaacacacatcCTTAAGCGaaacaaatgtgttgttttcaaaaccaaacattttacaaatgtacattgtgcccttttttttcttcaaatttaaaacagGTACATGACATTTTTCTAATATCATGcttcacaaataaacaaagaagaatacaaaaaaaaagaaaaaagcttggAGCCATATTAGGACAGCCAGGCACATGTGGCTTTCAGACCTGATTCAACAGCATATGGTAataccatggattgatcaatggctcggctagctgtgctggtagctatacagtgagactgtaatgATATCTCTCtttatgtcgctattaaaatgttcaaacacgtttacTCTATGAAGTtacacactgtatgtgtgtaatgtctttctTGAGCTGAGTGATCCTAAAACGGCTGGGAGGAGGAATTCaatgaggcacgcagttctcctgcctcatggtagggggcgctggtgatcccagggattcctGCTGGGACTCCTCGGCTGCAGAATAGGTGACATCAAGCTGCAGTCTATGGTCAGCAGGTCAAGTGCAactatttggggtttttttccgctcgccttgcttTACTacacaaatggaggattacatatctcaactcaaaaatgTTTAGACGCTTTTGCTCAagagctgcgcatggacttcatttataagtaaacacaacatataagcaaacatgtaggtaacattttgaatcaaatgtgcttgtttgtatgtgtaaataattctgctatgagactttaaacataacccactcactgttgctaattaaatgctGAATAAACTACACTTCATGTTCATATGCTTGTAAATCCGATTATGATGAAGTGAAGTGACTTACCAGCCacgaacctcaccgcacgtcactgccaGATAATTAAAACAATGGAATGAGTTATAAAAGGATATACCTGAAAGTACAGCTCGTTAATTAGCATTGAATGACTGACAGAGTTACTGTGTACATTCATACAGCATTTAATAAATATACAATTATTTATTACAATCTATCTGATGAACTGTCAAAAAGGATTAGTGGATTCACAGTAAAATAAGAGATACTTTAAAGGGTAATGCGCTTCCAGCTGCTCAGGTCTTGCTGTGATGTGGCTCAGCCTCCGTCCATACTTACATTGACTTAGAGCGCCACCTGCTGTTGGGAGAGGGGAACTACCCAGGACATGTGTAACATTCTGAGGAGAGCATGTGCCAGAAGTCACGCTAAGATTGCTGTTTTGCTATTGTTCTTGGAGGGCACTAAATTTGTGCGTGCATTAAATTGATACTGATACTGCATTTAGTATTTGTAATGTGCCCTATATATTAAAGTATGGTATAGGAAATTCCACACATCTGGCACCTACAGTTTAAATATCTTAGGTTGATCTCACACTagttattcatttcttttttttttagattacatatttctttctttgtcttagAATGACCCAAAGTGGCTTCCAGGGTCATGAGCTCAACAATCAACAGATTCTGAACATGTTTCAGTATTTTCGAGTGAAAGATAACAAAACATCCCCAGTGGTCCTTCTGAGTTTCTCAGGTGAATACTCAAACAAGTCCAGGACATCCTTTGGTGTCTATTTCTTGGACCTGGGTGTTGATCGCCTCTTGTGTAACAGGTTCCTGTACTTCTCTGTTTGATAGACATCTGATTCAATGGCCTCGCTGGAATTGTTAAGTGTAACATACACATCTCCGTTGACCTCGGTGACCTTGTGAATTCTTTGTTTGACACCTTTAGAGCGCCAATGTGTTCTCAAAGGTTTGGCTGTAGGGTCGTCCACAGCTTGGTAAAGCCCTTCCCCTTCTGCCAGTGTGATCTTGTACTTGTGCCATGGACACACGATACACAGCAGCCCATTGAACTCCTGATATAGACACAGTCATACAACAAAATctggtacatacagtatatatcagcTGTATCACCACTACTTCACAATATTCAATTACCTCAATGTCTCCGCACTGCAAAGGTCCACCTGTGTCTGTTAATGGAAAATCAAGTGTAATTTTTGTCAGGTGTCTTTTTAGTTAGTGTTATAAACATGATGAATGATTACAGAAAAATTCCATATTGAATAAAtgtgagaatgaaaaaaaaacagagttaCACCCTTGGGCATTCTATCAATACAAACAATGCACTAAAACAGCTTACGGTAGCAGTGCATGTCCATGGCATGAAGCTGACCCTCGTGGTGCAGGACCAGTACATCTCTGCATCCATTCACCAATGTGGTCACACGCCCAGCCTTTATGATGTCCTTCTTCCTCCCAATGAagtggcaggaggaggaggaggaggaggaagagggacagAAAGAAGCCTGAGAAGTTTCCTCCTCAGACGACATGTTGATCATTCATCGTAGCAGGTATCCTGGTATGAATACAGTAGTTTAAACTTATTCGGGCGTGACGGAGTCGTGTTAATTCTTCTTGAGGAAGGTCATGATTTGACACCTACTGCCATGTGCTTGTCCACCTCCTGCTGCGTCTCCCTTGTTTTCTACAGCAGGACAAGAGCCAGATCGTCACCAAATCTAGCCATAatacattttctaaatgtttaCCTAACAAAATGACAACCAGGATATGCTTAATAAGGTATTCATTTTAAAACGGGTCCAAAACGTGCAATTTcttccgggattattaaagtatatatctatctatctatcccgCTGCGTGAAAATGTTATTGTTTATGCTAATTTATACTTCAACGTATAGTTCTTAGTTTCACTAATATCGCGCATGCGATTATCCGCGTTTTTATCTGAACAAAAAACGTGTTGATTTTCGTCATCAGCATTAATCAGTAACCACTTTTTACGAGACGCAAACTACATTTGGTGTTTGAAGAAAACCGAGCACCAAGTTAATGTGTGTTACATCTAATGTTGTCCGACTGAAACACGGCGGGAGGaactgttcttcttcttttcttcttcgtctattttcttcttctctttttttcttcttttatgtgATACCGCCACCTTCTGGATAGCACATTAAGTACAATTAAACTCCAGTTACAGGTCTCCGCTCTGTAAATGCTCTGTATCTCACATCATCTGAATTTCTCTGAAGCATTTATTGATGCAAAATATCGCCTCCTTATATTGAATCGCACATATATTTGGTAATATTTCGGGTGATGATCTTGTTAAATTACCAAATTTACAAGTACAGAATAATTTATTACATCGTGATGCACGTCGGGAAAGAGTGTGAGGGGTTTAATTTCAGGAGCCTTTAGTCTAAGCAGGtttgctggggtttttttttaagcccTCTGCGGATTATGTGTCTGTGTAATGCTGAATTCGACCGGCTGTCGTCCCGTCCTGAGGACGCTTGATAACATTTGTTGGACTTTCTGCCATGTGTTCATCGACGGCTTCCTGATCCAGAGTTGCGCTCATTCATCGCGGGGAAACTGAAGTGCCCTCTGCAAACAGTCTGTGTCGTTATGGAGATCTACTTTGTGTACGGAAATAGTGATACCACTGTAGCCGGCAACTCTGGAAAATTGATGGACTCAGTTCAGTTAGTTCCATCTGATAAAAGTCACTCATTTGCCAATTGTTTCTAAGAAGTCTGAAGTGAATCTGGTAAgtttcttgtttgtctttgccATTTGAgagtatattcattcattcacaaaagaaggcaaaaaaacaacaacaaaaacctgaaTCAGTTCACTGAATTATGACTTTTTATTGACAGAAAAGACCTTCATATGTTAAAAGGAGCTCAAACAGCTTCTCCATGTATttctgaagtaaaaaaaaaaatcaacacacagCTCAAGACAAACATTTACACAGTAAACAACACTTACTAAAAATTTACAGTGAGTGATTTTAATCAAGCATCATACAGTAAGACTTCTGTAACTGTTGCCTGTGGGCGCTATATTTATCATATTGTCCACATTGCAGAGATGTGTGACATGACTCCAGAGTGCTGGCTCCATCCTGAACAAGTCTCAGATTTCAACAGTGGACAGCGTCCTGTGCTTGGCGTACCGCCACAACAGTGCAGTGTGGTAAGAATGAGACAGTGACAGGCCAGACCAATATCCATCAGTCTGAGACGGAAAGCACCGACCAAGTAAAAACAGCAAGGGCACATTGTCTTGGAAAATACAGTGTGGCTAATGAATGGAGGTGTAGTGATAATTCAGCTTTGGGGCTGTATTTTAATCAATAGCTTTAATTCATTATCGTTGAGTTACAATCATATCTTGCACGCATTTGCTTTGTGTGAATAAATAGTAGGCAAAATTATGTGATATGTCTGCCACTTACAGGGTAAGTGGAGtgaagtaaagaaaaaccaaagagACATGGAAGAGAAAGACAAGAGACTGTGCTTGTATGAGTGTCTGAGAGCGGTTGGGCTGCAGAGTTACTATTCCAGGTAAACTCCCTCACTCAGGCTCAGGACACCCAAACACATTCATCTCGTCCTTTCATCCTCTGACCACCTGTCTTCTGTCCATTCAGTTTAAGCTCAGTAGGTGTTCGTTGTGCAGCCCACCTTTCGAGGCTGACCATGGAGGACTATCCCATCCTGGGAATCTGCTCTATGGAGGACAGAACTCGACTTTTCCAGTTGATCCAAATTGTCAAAACTCTT
Encoded proteins:
- the LOC137592898 gene encoding Rieske domain-containing protein, whose amino-acid sequence is MINMSSEEETSQASFCPSSSSSSSSCHFIGRKKDIIKAGRVTTLVNGCRDVLVLHHEGQLHAMDMHCYHTGGPLQCGDIEEFNGLLCIVCPWHKYKITLAEGEGLYQAVDDPTAKPLRTHWRSKGVKQRIHKVTEVNGDVYVTLNNSSEAIESDVYQTEKYRNLLHKRRSTPRSKK